Genomic DNA from Scyliorhinus torazame isolate Kashiwa2021f chromosome 30, sScyTor2.1, whole genome shotgun sequence:
cagagtttaagagcaggggggttatgcgggaactgtataaaatgttggttaggccacagctagagtattgtgtgcagttctggaatccacattatgggcgggatgtgatagccactggaaaggatgcagaggagatttaccaggatgttgcctgggctggagagtttcagttatgaagagagatccagactggggttgttttcgttggagcagaggagactgtgtgtgtgtgtgtggggggggggcatgattgagatgtggaaatgatgaggggcacagatagagtagacaggaagaaacgtttccccttggtggagggatcaatgaccagggggcagagatttaaggtgaggggcagggggtttagaggggatgtgagaaagaagcttttcacccagagggagtctgggactcgctgcctgacaggggggtggaggcagagaccctccgaacatttaagaagtatttagatgtgcgcatGCGATCCCAGGACAGACATGGCCAAGTACTGGAAAACGGGTTTAgaataggtggttgtttttgacttgtGCAGGCAGGATGGGGCTGAAGGATTTTTTCTGTGCTGTGCACCTCTATAACTGTACAAAATGTCCCAGCTCCTATTTTCTCCCAGCTTCACAAAGAACAATTGGAGACAATTCTTGATCGAGTCCCTCACAGCCGCAGCTTCACACCTTTTCCTGTAGATTTGAGAACTGATGGGAAAACAAAATGTAATCTGATTCCAGTCAATTGTAAGGTCAAACAGCTCCATAAAGCAGACAAATGATGAGACTAAAAAGCCTGTTGAGGGACCACAATCTACACACGTGACTGGTGGCATTGAAAGGATGAGAGACTGGCTTTCAGACAGTAACAGCTTTCTGTTTCCATTGCGACTGATTTCCCCTCTTTAATCTATCCAAGGCTCGATTTGCTCTTGGAAGGAGACTGCCCCCTTCTGGTTCCTGTGCAGAGTGCTGGCAGTGCCAAACACCCTATCCAGGTGAGTAAAGAAAGGGGCAAAGTTAGTGTTTGGCTTCTGATGGTGCATGTCATGGGCTGGGGCTCCTCCATACAGTCCCCAAGGGATGACCTTGTGGAGGCTCCAGGGCAGGTCATATCCGACGTGGTCTTCCACAGACATCCAGACGCTGAGCAACATGAAGGTCCAGGTCGTCAGCGGGTGACACTGAAACAAGAGTGGCGTGGTGTTACTCCAAAAGCCAACCGTCAGGAGCTCCCAACCCCCGAGGTACTGTGTTGCCCAAGAGAAAGGGGCCACATGCTCATGGTGGATGGCATGGACCGTCTTGTACAGCCAGCGACAGCTGTGGTGGAGCCGGTGCCAGCAGTAGTATTGGAAATCAAACACCAGTAGACAGCTGACCACTCCAGTGAGCCACTGGGCAtgtgtcggtgccctgggtggTAGCGGGTTTGGGGGGCTCCATAACCAGTTGATGGCCACCGCAGGTAGGACGTAGACCAGGTGGTTGAAGATCGCCTGCCAGAGACACCGGCCCATCATCCGGACATTGGGCCGACCCTTCTGAATCTTGTGCTTGTAGAGGAACGGCAGCCCCTCTCCGATGAGGTCCACTAGTGTGAAGGGGACGCAGAAGACGAGGTAGCCACCGAAAGCCAGGAGAGCGGGGAAGGCTGGAGACGACACCATGGCCGTGTGGTGAAGTCGGACATAATCCCAGAGCAGCTgaaggatggtgttggggtgatggGCTGTACAGTTCATCACTCCTACCGCCTCCTGTGACCTCTGACTGTTGACAGGAGTTTACACAGTCTCTGCCCGTGCGGCTAATCATGAAGTAACCTCACTGCATTGCCACCGCCCTGTGTTGACTTTGCTGTCCGAAGGATCCTTTGTACCGCAATTTATATAATCCGGAGTGACCTATCGTTGACCTCTTGTACTTCACGCGCAAAGTATTTGTTCTAAATGCAGGGCCTCTTAGTTTGGTGTCAGTGGTCCAACCATCTCCTGCTGCACAGCTGGTCAATACTTTCAGAGGAATGTGGTACAGAGCTTATCTGTCTAATCCTTAAACTCCACTTTATCCTGGCCACCTGATCTGTTCCTCAAGGGCTTATCTCGGTTTAGTAACGCTGCAAGCTTCCCATTGAGTCCCTGCAGAGCAGAAGGgacgccatgcggcccatcgaatctacaccgaccctccgagcgagaaccccacccaggcccacatccaaccggcacatctttgggcacgaaacagcaatttatcgcggccaatccacctaacctgcacatccttggactgcgggaggaaagcggagcacccggaggaaacccacgcgcacactgggagaacgtgcagactccgcacagatagtcacccaaggccagaattgaaccttagtctctggcgctgtgaggcagcagtgctaaccacagtccaTATCTGAGCAATAGTGAACAACCAGAGTTGGCAACACTACCCAAAATCGTTCGACTGTCGGTCCGGGCTGACAGTCCAGAGTCTGGTTAATGCAATATGAAACAGGCTTTTCAATAACTTTGCCAACAACTTGCTTTATGTATTTGCTGAATGGATAATTCGGAGCTTTTCAGAGCCACTATTACTCCATTATTCCTCTTGGTTTAAC
This window encodes:
- the ch25hl1.1 gene encoding cholesterol 25-hydroxylase-like protein 1, member 1, with translation MNCTAHHPNTILQLLWDYVRLHHTAMVSSPAFPALLAFGGYLVFCVPFTLVDLIGEGLPFLYKHKIQKGRPNVRMMGRCLWQAIFNHLVYVLPAVAINWLWSPPNPLPPRAPTHAQWLTGVVSCLLVFDFQYYCWHRLHHSCRWLYKTVHAIHHEHVAPFSWATQYLGGWELLTVGFWSNTTPLLFQCHPLTTWTFMLLSVWMSVEDHVGYDLPWSLHKVIPWGLYGGAPAHDMHHQKPNTNFAPFFTHLDRVFGTASTLHRNQKGAVSFQEQIEPWID